The DNA segment tggaaatgggataaggaagaaatgattaaattttggtggtgatcaggggtgggggggcccacaggggagcccatttccaacaaaccctgaaaatttcatcaaaatctgtccataactttttgagttatgttgcacactaacggacagacaaacagacagacagacaaacaaacaaacaaaccctggcaaaaacataacctccttggcgtgggggggcccacggggggggccactgatcagccttggcggaggtctgcgctgtccaagtgcttctagttattattattgatactactactactactactactattactactactactactactactactactaataataaaaataatagtaataatgatgatgatgatgatgatgatgatgacgatgatgatgataattatgtaCCTCAGGGTAATCATTTGTCAGGCAGTACAGTATAAATTAGTCTTTTTTAGATATTGatctgaatttgtgaagtgccttGATAAATCCCGTATGGAGCTatattaataaaactaaactgaataGAAAGTATCATCAAACTTTTCAAATATTAAGAAGCAATACATTTAGGTGAGCCTCCTACGGTGGACCATGGCTATTATCacgttaacctcctaagacccaggaaatgtcagcaaagtacaagctttttttgttttttattaaataaattcctatattggaaacatcatgatgcaacagtttttttcagatgtagtttttaaatttttttatggaatgtcctttgtggtggatagttttctttctttttttttttgtataaagttgtgaaactcttgtgcacaaatgtggacagaaaacccatagctgggtcttaggtggttaactattaaaaaaaaaaaaaaaaattgaataggCAGAACTCTCACTCTGGAGAAGGCGATGACGTTTTTCCCATTTTTAGTGCCCAACAGTAGAAGGTGATGTTGTAATTAGcatcttcaccactagatgtcactaagcATAATACACTGAACCTTTTACACTGACGCCTATATTGTACCTCAGTATTTTATTCAAACTTTAGCCAAAATGTCTGTGTTCTCTGACATTACTGCGATACATTTTGGTTTGTCTTAGCGATATTTACACCACAAATGCAATCTTCATACTCTAGGCTTGTCATGTTGCATACATAGTGATGCAAACTGTACTTTAACTGTGGGGTTTGTTTGAGCAGTTCCCTGTTCAGAGAAGATAAAGTGTCTGCATCTGATAGTTTTAGTTTGGGGCAGATTACTGACAGTAGGTACAAGCTGTTGCAACATTATGAACTTGTGCTGCAGTTTGTTAGTTAAAGACCAACCAAATgggtaaaatggataaaaatggaTAAAAGACACATCTTACCATCTACAAAGTGTGCAGATTTGACAAAACTAACAAACTTTTCCCCATGAGCGGAAAAAAGCGGTTCCATCTTCTTATTTGAGGCCAGCGGTAGTTTGGAGCCTTTGCATAACTGGGCCAGCTGTGACAGGTCAGCCGAGAACATGGCAGGTACAGAACAGTTATAGAAACGTGGGTAAAGGTACGCCAACTGCTTCACTGGAGAGAGAAGTGTACACAAAAGTGGAGGGGGAAGTGTCAGAAAATGAAGCTGAAGTACTTCATGAAAGCAAGAAAGAAGTCTGCAGCATACAACCCTTAATTAGACAAAATGTAGATACTTTACAAAATGTAAGTTATAAAAGAAAGCAGTGGTATTAAAATGTACTTTGATATGTATTTCATTTGTTGACAGTATTTGAAATTTGCAAATTTCCATCCATTCTGTGCATTCAGactgaaaaatatttaagaacaaGTTGGAACAGAAGCAATTTAGGATGAATAATGAGTTAAAATAATGACTTTTCAATGTTGTTTGCAACAGGCAGTATGAAGACACTAATTGGAATCATGACTGGTCCAAAAGCAGTATTCAGGATCAAGGTGTAGTCAGTCAGGAACAAAGATGGGTCGAGGATCAGCAGTTTGTCAATAAATGTTTGAGAAAATGATGAGAATTTTTAAAACTACGTTCACCAAAGAAAGATAGGAGGGGTTTTGCTGCTCTGGTGAAAGACTGAAGGAAAAGATCAAATGAATCTATATGTATTTTAGAGTGTAAAGAGAAAGGGTTCAAGTCTAAGGTGAacattgtgacctctgaccccccagATGACACCACATCAAAACCACATGGGTCAGGATTACTGTGGAGAACCTTTATCAGGTTCTACAAGTCGGAGTTCCAGATACAGATATGAGTTCAAGTttacagagacagaaggaggacTTATGTTAACCTCAAAAGGAAGAGGATGTGGGTTCTGGACTGGATGTGAAGAGCATCTCCAAACATGGGTGTGGGTTTGGTCTCAGCATTGGTAGTGACACTAACAACCCCCCCCATCTCACCCCAATGGCTGATAGAGGAGtggaaaatgatttggtttcgGACATActtaaaaaaagattttcaaggcAGACttctccagaaaagctggacattgaCATTGTGAGGTCGGCCAACCCCTGATGCCAGCTAGCTTATCAAACGGACATTCTCTGCCCTTCTCCCTCTCCCCATGGGTCAACTCGCTACTAGAAAATTATGTCAGGAATATGACTGGACAGACTCCAAACACAAAATAACTGTATTTACATGCAGAataataatctttttttccctgttCCTATTCTGTTTAGGCTGTTTATATGACCAGTGGTTATGAATAGTCTTGTTTACATGCAGCCATTTAAATCCCCATTCAAACTAATGGTTTTTCAAATGTTGCCACTGGTGGCAGATCTTCCAGAAATGTACATTCTTATTTGTTGCATCCTTCACATTCTCAGACACATGGGTCCATAAACAGGACCTGTGTGACACAATCTGCAGAAAaacacaatttagattaactgtcAAAATGCACtatatccccctgagacccaggaaagtaaaagtttagcctttttgatataaaaataattgtcttgataggaaacagcataatgcaacagtttattcagatacatttttatttatttatttatttatttatttattttatggaatgtcctttgcagtagacattgttttttttatatatatatttttaagtaaATCTTAAATCTCTTGTCCCCTactgaggacaaaaatgtattgctgggtctcaggatgaaATATATGTTAAATGAATCCCCAAATAAATGGAATAGTACACATCCACATTGTTTGTGTCTAAACTGGAAAAAGACCTGATTTGGAATAGCCAAGTGTAATACAGTCTGTTGTTTACAAGACACCTGTCAAGTCTCCGTTTAGAGCAGCAGTCAGTCCTGCCCTGGGTCTTGTCTTGCAGGTGACTCACCGATGAGGAGGAGCTCCTTATATTGGTAGGTCACACACAAGGCAGTCTGGCCATTGACTTTGCCAGAGGAGGGGTAAATGTAGCCTCTTTCAGGGAATGATGGGAAATGGGGAATGCTGTGTGAGAGCCAGAAGCCTTGAGAGTGGTCAAAGTGCAACATCCCTGTCAGACGCAAATAAGTGTCAGAGTGTGTACACAGTTCCACATGCAACAAGCAATAGTGCATTGGATCAAAGTCAGTGATCCAGAGTCAACAACAGTTATCAGACTGTGGATCATTGACTGTTCTCGTCCCCTGACCCCCCAAAACCAtcttgatctgttttttttttgtttttgtttttgttttttttattccagtaCCATTGACAAAACTTTAAAGGACTCAGTGTAAAGAGAAAAATAATCAGACATTGATAATTCATAACCAATATGAGGACAAGATCTTTTCAAACAAATCCATACATGTAATGAAATGACACTTAAATGTCTTTATATAGTATTTTCTCTTAGGATTATTGATTATGATTCTgtaatttttagttttatttaatccataaagacccaaacatccgccattgaccaaaaccatctacagatataaactgtttaatacctgttgatccactaaatctatcaatccatgtatataattggtgtaaaatacagttcttcatcttttcatggtcatcagatatgaccaattgggacgttcagaggctctgtagttaccgtggaaacaccattattttctacaacattgattcacccgttggatcagtgacagtggatggacacactgggtttatgttcagttattgctaTCTCTGcaaaaaacagtcactttttgttcagttttctgtgtttctgatataataatgctcaactttaatatgagtttTTATGAAGATCTACCCGATCAGTtaactaaatataggaaactatctgattttcactgaaaaaatggaaaatacagagggtaatattataagaaatggtgataaatcccttaggagcaccaggttgaatatagagaaaatttaatttgggaactgccacaaaagtagcactgggcctttatggctTAATTGTCAATTATCAACTGTCAGCTTATTGTTTGTCTATAGCTTTAAGGTCAACATATACACTATTTAAGTTTGGTTAAGTCCCAAaattcagccctgtgatgaactggcgaaatgtccagggtgtatcttgccttcgcccttaagtagctgggataggctccaagcgacccccgtgaccctagtgaggataaagcgggtccagataatgaatgaataagtcCCAAAATGTATTCAGATTTTGATTTCAATATATACTTATTTCACACACCTTTAATTCTGGCTTTGTATTAGTGCTCACTAATTCAATGTTGGTTTGGTTCTATAAGGTAAGGACAATTAAGAGTTCAAGCAACTGCATGGAAGTTAAAATATTATTTTCATAATCGTGCTTTTTGAAACCTAAAGACCTAAAGGAAGAAGATTTGAATGCTGAAAATTTCAAACATCAGGGAAAACTGCATTATAATTAATTAACTCACCTCAAGTCCTCCATATAAATTAAAGTTATTTTCTCACTTTTTAGTTTCATCATGTAATTATACAGTTTTAATATTACATTGTATAATCTGTTTATTGCTTCCATATTGGTTTGTTTCAATAGTTTTGTCACAATTGTTGATTCAATCACTGTTCAAGACctaaaaaattagattttttgagaattttttcgacatttaatagCTGAAAATTCAGATGATGTGCTTTATTGATCATAAACCCAAAGAACACGTGGAGTATGACAATGACTCTTTAGCATCACTGAAAACTGAATTCATTTAAACTGTTTCAACTTaataaaaggactgaaaaacactcCCGGGTGTGATCTAAACCCCATGTCACCATGCACCTTAGTGTTAGTGTTTTCTTGCACTACCATTGCTTTCTCTGAAAGAAAGCTAAAACCCCACTTGTATATGAGTCCTGAGTTGTGTTGATTGAGccttatggtgtttttttttataattttattctaATCTTAAATTGTTCTTAACTGCTTTTACTCAGctgtatttgttttattgaatttgttttcattatcctcttttattgttgctgtgttgAAATGCACTTTTATGGAAAGCGCTTTATGAATaagtatattatttattattattccataactttttgagttattttgctaacaggtagacaaacaaacaaacaaacaaacaaacaaacaaacaaacaaacaaacaaacaaacaagcaaacagacagacagacagactaaccctgatgaaaacataacctccttggcggaagtaataaagCAGTTTAGTACAGCAGTtagcagattaacccataaagagccaaacagccactggaaaccaaaaccatttactgatgtaactgtttaataacttctgaaacaCTAAACCTATTGATATGttaaaataattggtttaaaatacagtttgtcatcttttcatcgtcatcagatattacccatttggacgttcagagactccgtagtgaacatggaaacaccatcatcttctacgacattgattcaccagtaaaacccatggagttggatcactgacagtggatggacacacttatttctaTACTGACTCATTGatctctttgctgaaaaagtgactttttcttcagttttctctctttttgatataacaaccgtCAGCTTTGagctgagctttcatgaacatctacatgatcagtaaattaaatacaggaacatatatgattttcactaaaaaaaaaaaacaacacaaaatatagagacaaatattataataaatggtgatcaatcactacagacaaaatagacagaaaaattcatttgggaactgccataaaagtagcaccgggtctttatgggttaatattatatTCAGTAAACAAACATTAACTCAAAGTAGTTTATAATAGGTCTGCTCCTTCAACATTTCTCCTCAGTTTCCTTTTCCCAACCTTAACAGCTTTGAATTTCATCACAGACAACAAATTAAATTCTATAACCTTAACAAAACTTGACAAATGTTTATGtaattccatgattttttttatgGCTTGCATGGCTGATTGTTTTCATGAAGACAAACGTAAAACTGTACCTTTAGTGTGTCCGTAGTCTTGGGTGTAGTTCAACTCTGGTGGTGCATCATTGTATAGGGCATAGACCGAGCTGTTGGACTGCAGCACATACAAACAATTGTGTAAATTAACCAGTGGTGTGCAAATTACTTctaaactgtaatacatttcagATGACTTGGGTAAATCCTtgtaatattactgtctcagaattgtaatatgttccatgactcctgtattacttttgagttacagacAGACTCTCATCATACATGGCATGTGTGCAGTAGAACCCaatttttgattccttaaccctttagcaagtgactatttttggtaatttcagcatacattacaagacagtgacagcaccagttccagtgagaacagtgagtccccagtctcaggtccaatgtggtctccagggtctgtaaggtccacctctgcatgaacagtgagtggacctgctttgttcggttccacgaagtaatggaactaatgtgaggaatgatgttcaaagggatcatgtggatgtggacaggggtctggagcagcatGCATgagggtctaatgttctaaaagtgatgttctaatgttctaaaacacacattcctttcaccttacgtgtccttttattgtatttttttcatttgcctTATGGATATttctttcattaatttttttgccactaatgggtaaggaaccaaatatggtaacttcagtaaTCAAGATTTTCTACATAGGAATAAAatttcacaaatgtaataaagtcttgttatgtcctccagtaacacactgaggttgaaatttggaatttcagagtatttctatgagtgaagtATAAAGGGCTAAGGTCttgtggtttttcttttttttttctctcttttttttttttcatttaagcgATTCAATTATGGGCGAAAactgtgttgtaacacaagtgctactgaacatgtaccgagtaaaatattactgaaaattaattagtaatgccttacactactgcgttacatcaaaaagtaatccattactgtaatgcatgaCTTTTGTAACTCGTTTCTCCCAACACTGAAATTAACACTTTCAGTTCAGTCGGTTTCAGATCAATCTCCACAAACTGAAAAATGTGCAACAGTAGCTAAAGGGAAATGACATGAGGAAGGGCAGCACAGTTTACTTCATGTACCATGAGAAATCTGTAAATGTCCATGTTCAGCTCGATCCTCCTTGTGCATGGAGGAATACCAAttcaggaaaaacacaaaaaactctgACTGCAACCATGACAAcaagcaaggcaaatttatttgtatcgcaccattcatacacaaggcaattcaaagtgctttacaaaggcatagaaacacataaaattacattaaaatcatggACTAATACTgggacaacagcagaataaaacagtaaacaaaaggaaaatgcagagaagataaataaaagaaagaaattaaaacaagaatacactgcaaaaatctaaatcttaccaagtgtatttttctcatttctagtcaaaatatcacatcacacttaagataagacataaccacctaaagagtaacttttcagtgagatctaAGAACTCATTTGTAGACGACAGATCTTGAaaaacttatttcaagaaatcttaccaagataattttaatttattccattggcagatttttttttttttttttttttggcttgaattaagcaaaaatatcttgaaacaagcaaaacaaaatctgccaatagaacaagtgaaaattatcttggcaagatttcttgaaaacagattttccagatctattgtctataaataagttcttatatctcactgaaaagttactctttaggtgattatatcttattttaagtgtgatgacatatttggtctagaaatgaggaaaaatacacttggtaagatttagatttttgcagtgtaagagatgactaaaacaaaagctaaaaaaaagtcttaattaaaattgagaatttaatgttaaatcaatcaaaactgttaaaattgtgagttgcagtgcagatattagaactgaaaaataaaatagtgtAATCAAAGGATAGAAAAACTTGAAAAACTAGAAAATTAGAGACGGCAGAGTTTTTGCTAATATCAAATCTGAGGTTATTGTGTTCTGTGTCCCAATCTCCCAATGGGGAAGAATGCTTTAAAAGCTTCTGGGCTCTGGATCCAGATTCTGACCATCTTCAACAAGTACCAAAGTATGGATGTGAACTACCTTGTGTTATAAATATTAAGTCGAAATGTGCTGTAGtttgtgagacagacagacagacagacaaagcacGACGTGTAAAAGCCAGGCTGTGACCTCACCTTGTACGCCTGTGCCTTATACAGCTGGCTCAGGGTGCTGCCTACGGCTCCTTGACTGGAGTTAATCATATATTTACTCCACTGCCAGCTACCGACCGAGGAGTCCAGGTACAGATAGTCTACACCACTGCCCACCTCACCTATCTTGTACCTGGGCAGCTTGTAGATGACAAACCTGTGGCAGAAAGAGATGTAAAAATAtatacttttctttttattttaacaaacacagaaaaaaaagaatatataaactgaattttaacccgtaaagacccaaacatctactgtcgatcaaaaccatcaactgatgtaaatgtttaatacctgttaatccactaatcctatcaatacatgtgagtaattggtgtaaaatgcagattgtcatcttttcatggtcatcagatatgacccatttggacgttcagaggctccatagttaccgtggaaaaaacgtcatcttctacaacattgattcaccagtaaaacccatggagttggacactggatggacacactgggttcatgtgttcagttattgatatctttgctgaaaaagtcacttttccat comes from the Sphaeramia orbicularis chromosome 4, fSphaOr1.1, whole genome shotgun sequence genome and includes:
- the dnase2b gene encoding deoxyribonuclease-2-beta, with amino-acid sequence MDTHFNVLALIVIMFLCCTLCSADIACRNEAGESVDWFVIYKLPRYKIGEVGSGVDYLYLDSSVGSWQWSKYMINSSQGAVGSTLSQLYKAQAYKSNSSVYALYNDAPPELNYTQDYGHTKGMLHFDHSQGFWLSHSIPHFPSFPERGYIYPSSGKVNGQTALCVTYQYKELLLIVKQLAYLYPRFYNCSVPAMFSADLSQLAQLCKGSKLPLASNKKMEPLFSAHGEKFVSFVKSAHFVDDIYMGWVAQALKADLLVETWQRQGHDLPSNCSLPKHALNIKRIRLPGSVRFRSRYDHSKWCVSRAYEDQVTCLGDLNRERAQMWRGGGLTCSFNPLIYKAFRQLVDWYISCK